The Salegentibacter mishustinae genome includes a window with the following:
- the bshB1 gene encoding bacillithiol biosynthesis deacetylase BshB1: protein MKLDILAIGSHPDDVELSCSGTIAKEVDRGKKVGILDLTRGELGTRGTAETRDKEARNAAEILGVSVRENLEFSDAFFINNTAHQLEIIKILRKYRPEIVLCNAVDDRHIDHGKGSKLTSDACFLSGLRKIETIYDGESQQAWRPKHVYHYIQWKNLTPDVVVDISGYIDKKMEAVKAYKSQFFDENSKEPQTPISSSNFLESITYRARDLGRLINTEHAEGYTVERYPAVDSIFDLI from the coding sequence ATGAAACTAGATATATTGGCTATAGGCTCGCATCCCGATGATGTTGAACTAAGTTGTTCGGGCACTATAGCAAAAGAAGTAGACAGAGGTAAAAAAGTAGGAATTTTAGATCTTACCCGGGGAGAATTAGGAACCCGTGGTACGGCAGAAACCAGGGATAAAGAGGCAAGAAATGCAGCTGAAATTTTAGGGGTTTCTGTAAGGGAAAACCTGGAATTTAGCGATGCTTTTTTTATAAATAACACCGCACATCAGCTGGAAATTATAAAAATATTGCGAAAATATCGCCCTGAAATTGTCTTGTGCAACGCGGTAGACGATAGGCATATAGATCACGGCAAAGGATCAAAACTCACGAGTGATGCCTGTTTTTTAAGCGGGCTTCGAAAGATTGAAACTATCTACGATGGCGAGAGCCAGCAGGCCTGGCGTCCAAAGCATGTGTATCATTATATTCAGTGGAAAAACTTAACACCCGATGTAGTGGTAGACATTTCGGGCTATATTGATAAAAAAATGGAGGCGGTAAAAGCTTATAAGAGTCAGTTTTTTGATGAAAACAGTAAAGAACCGCAGACTCCCATTTCCAGCAGTAATTTCCTGGAAAGTATTACCTATAGAGCAAGAGACCTGGGAAGATTGATCAATACCGAGCACGCCGAAGGCTATACTGTTGAACGATATCCCGCAGTAGATTCGATCTTTGATTTAATTTAG
- a CDS encoding trans-sulfuration enzyme family protein — protein sequence MTKKHPGINTICTHSGELEDKQFKGAVSPLYMATSYAFEDVEVKRYPRYFNTPNQVALAKKMAALEHGEAALIFGSGMAAVSTSLMAFAQKGDHVVFQNTLYGGTSNLITEEFEKFGLEYSFTKDSKPESFEAEIKKNTKVIYIETPSNPLLTVTDIKAIAEIAKKHNLVSMIDNTFASPVNQNPIDFGIDVVLHSATKYMGGHSDILAGTVIASEEHIDKIFQLAKNFGGNLSDFTVWMLERSLKTMGLRVRAQNENALELARFLEKHEDISRVFYPGLESHPDHELAKSQMKGFGGMMSFELRDGLDFDLFQKKLKLIKSSMSLAGVESTILSPSKTSHGLLSPEEREAQGIKDGLMRFSVGIEEKEDLMEDLEQALKEIRG from the coding sequence ATGACAAAAAAACATCCCGGAATAAATACTATTTGCACCCATAGCGGAGAATTGGAAGACAAACAATTTAAAGGCGCGGTTTCGCCATTGTATATGGCTACTTCTTATGCTTTTGAAGATGTAGAGGTAAAGCGTTATCCACGTTATTTCAATACTCCAAACCAGGTTGCCTTAGCTAAAAAAATGGCAGCTCTGGAACACGGGGAAGCTGCATTGATCTTTGGCAGCGGAATGGCAGCGGTAAGTACTTCACTTATGGCTTTTGCCCAAAAGGGAGATCACGTGGTTTTTCAAAATACCCTTTATGGCGGAACCAGTAATTTGATCACCGAGGAATTTGAGAAATTCGGATTGGAATATTCATTTACTAAAGATTCAAAACCTGAATCTTTTGAAGCCGAAATCAAAAAAAATACAAAGGTGATCTATATAGAAACACCTTCAAACCCACTGCTTACCGTAACCGATATTAAAGCGATTGCTGAAATTGCTAAAAAGCACAACCTGGTAAGTATGATAGATAATACGTTTGCTTCCCCGGTGAACCAGAATCCTATAGATTTTGGAATTGATGTAGTCTTGCATTCAGCAACAAAATATATGGGTGGACATAGTGATATTCTTGCGGGAACCGTTATAGCTTCTGAAGAACATATAGATAAGATCTTTCAGCTGGCTAAGAATTTTGGCGGTAACTTAAGCGATTTTACGGTTTGGATGCTGGAACGCAGCTTAAAAACCATGGGCTTAAGGGTAAGAGCTCAGAATGAAAATGCATTGGAATTAGCTCGTTTTCTGGAAAAACATGAAGATATTTCAAGGGTTTTTTATCCCGGACTTGAGTCTCACCCCGATCACGAACTGGCTAAATCTCAAATGAAAGGTTTTGGAGGCATGATGTCTTTTGAACTGCGTGACGGACTTGATTTTGACCTTTTTCAGAAGAAATTAAAATTAATAAAATCTTCTATGAGCCTGGCAGGAGTAGAATCAACTATTCTTTCTCCCTCAAAAACCTCGCACGGGTTGCTTTCTCCTGAAGAACGGGAAGCCCAGGGAATCAAAGATGGTTTAATGCGATTTTCTGTAGGGATAGAGGAGAAAGAAGATTTAATGGAAGACCTGGAACAGGCTTTAAAAGAAATTAGAGGCTAG
- a CDS encoding NAD(P)-dependent alcohol dehydrogenase, with protein sequence MSKVKAYGAQASDAKLEALDIERREITADDVKIEIDYCGVCHSDIHQVRNDWKNSKYPVVPGHEIIGRVTQVGKNVSNFKEGDLVGVGCMVDSCQECDSCKEDPEQFCENGATLTYNSKDEHLGGHTFGGYAEQIVVDKEFVLKVPENIDAKAAAPLLCAGITTYSPLRHWNVKKGDKVGVIGLGGLGHMGVKFAHAIGAHVVMITTSPSKSEDAKKLGADEVLISKNEEDMKKQAGTFDFLLNTVPVGHDMNPYVALLKRDATMVLVGAIEPLDPVHGGGLIGGRKRIAGSVIGGIKETQEMLDFCGEHNIVSDIEMIDMQNINEAFDRVVKSDVKYRFVIDMKSLKN encoded by the coding sequence ATGAGTAAAGTAAAAGCATATGGCGCGCAAGCCAGCGACGCCAAGTTAGAAGCCCTGGATATTGAACGCAGGGAAATTACTGCGGACGATGTGAAGATAGAAATAGATTACTGTGGTGTTTGTCACAGCGATATTCACCAGGTTAGAAACGACTGGAAGAATTCTAAATATCCTGTTGTACCGGGTCACGAAATTATAGGCCGTGTAACCCAGGTTGGGAAAAATGTGAGCAACTTCAAAGAAGGTGATCTTGTAGGAGTGGGCTGTATGGTAGATTCCTGCCAGGAGTGTGATTCCTGTAAAGAAGACCCGGAGCAATTTTGTGAAAATGGTGCCACATTAACTTACAATAGTAAAGATGAGCATTTAGGTGGGCATACTTTTGGAGGTTACGCAGAACAAATTGTGGTAGACAAAGAATTTGTACTTAAAGTTCCAGAAAACATTGATGCTAAAGCAGCTGCACCATTACTTTGTGCAGGGATTACCACCTATTCTCCACTACGCCACTGGAATGTAAAAAAAGGAGATAAAGTTGGTGTAATTGGTCTTGGCGGACTTGGCCATATGGGAGTTAAATTTGCGCACGCTATAGGCGCGCACGTGGTAATGATCACTACTTCTCCCTCCAAATCTGAAGACGCGAAAAAACTTGGCGCCGATGAAGTGCTGATCTCGAAAAATGAAGAAGATATGAAAAAGCAAGCCGGTACTTTCGATTTTCTTCTGAATACAGTTCCGGTTGGTCACGATATGAACCCTTACGTAGCTTTACTAAAAAGAGATGCCACTATGGTTCTGGTTGGTGCAATTGAACCTCTTGATCCTGTTCACGGCGGCGGATTGATTGGCGGCCGTAAACGTATTGCCGGTTCTGTGATTGGCGGCATTAAAGAAACCCAGGAAATGCTGGATTTTTGCGGTGAGCATAATATTGTTTCAGATATTGAAATGATCGATATGCAAAATATCAACGAAGCTTTTGATAGGGTGGTAAAATCTGATGTAAAATATCGTTTCGTGATCGATATGAAATCGCTGAAGAATTAG
- the hutI gene encoding imidazolonepropionase: MKQLFTNIKELLQVRENTIDKLSGVEMKELPTIKNAWLLIEDDKIADYGEMNSIPEIKADKTIDAEGKIILPSWCDSHTHIVYAGNRELEFADRINGLSYEEIANRGGGILNSAKTLQETPEEEVYKQSAKRLEEVMKLGTGAVEIKSGYGLTEEGELKMLRVIKKLQQNYEIPIKATFLGAHAIPKEYKEKPDAYMDLVIEKILPKVAEENLAEYIDIFCEKGYFSVADTHKLLSAAKNFGLKPKIHVNQFNPIGGIQAGIEHEALSVDHLEVMRPEDIESLKGTTTMPVALPSCSLFLSIPYTPAREILDAGLPLALATDFNPGSTPSGNMNLVVSLACIKMKMTPEEAINAATINGAYALELSETHGSITKGKQANFILTKEIPSYTFLPYAFGTNSIESVFINGKAV; this comes from the coding sequence ATGAAACAATTATTCACTAACATAAAAGAACTTCTTCAGGTAAGGGAAAACACGATAGATAAACTATCTGGTGTTGAGATGAAGGAGTTACCAACTATAAAAAACGCCTGGTTACTTATTGAAGATGATAAGATCGCCGATTACGGCGAAATGAATTCAATCCCAGAAATCAAGGCAGATAAAACTATTGATGCTGAAGGAAAAATAATCCTGCCCAGCTGGTGCGATTCTCATACGCATATTGTTTATGCCGGAAACAGGGAATTAGAATTTGCAGACCGAATTAACGGACTTTCCTACGAGGAAATAGCCAATCGCGGTGGCGGAATTTTAAACTCTGCTAAAACCCTACAGGAGACTCCAGAAGAAGAAGTTTATAAGCAGTCGGCAAAAAGGCTGGAAGAAGTAATGAAGCTTGGTACCGGTGCGGTAGAAATCAAATCGGGTTACGGTTTAACCGAAGAAGGCGAGTTAAAAATGCTTCGGGTCATAAAGAAACTTCAGCAAAATTATGAAATTCCCATTAAAGCTACTTTCTTAGGAGCACACGCTATTCCGAAGGAATACAAAGAAAAACCAGATGCTTATATGGATTTGGTTATTGAAAAAATCTTACCAAAAGTAGCCGAGGAAAACCTGGCAGAATACATAGATATTTTTTGTGAAAAAGGATATTTCAGCGTGGCGGATACTCATAAACTGCTTTCCGCAGCGAAAAATTTTGGTTTAAAACCTAAAATACACGTTAATCAATTTAATCCTATTGGCGGCATTCAGGCCGGAATAGAACACGAAGCTTTAAGCGTAGACCACCTGGAAGTAATGCGCCCGGAAGATATTGAAAGTTTAAAAGGAACAACTACAATGCCGGTTGCGCTTCCCTCCTGTTCTCTGTTTCTAAGTATTCCTTACACCCCGGCACGGGAAATACTGGACGCTGGATTGCCATTAGCCTTAGCTACCGATTTTAATCCGGGAAGTACACCCAGCGGAAATATGAATTTAGTAGTTTCCCTGGCTTGTATAAAAATGAAAATGACTCCCGAAGAAGCCATAAACGCTGCCACAATAAACGGCGCTTACGCCTTGGAACTTAGCGAAACCCACGGTAGTATCACCAAAGGAAAACAAGCTAATTTTATACTAACTAAAGAAATTCCTTCTTATACCTTTTTACCCTATGCTTTCGGTACAAATTCTATTGAGTCGGTTTTTATAAACGGAAAAGCGGTATAA
- a CDS encoding formimidoylglutamase, whose amino-acid sequence MDGLKLSNYKTIEKLVSKREGETRLGEKISFIENLEDISKSKAKFVLFGIPEDIGIRANHGKPGASKAWEACLNSFLNIQENEFTNAENIILLGEIDCKTEMQKAANIDDEDPNYYAKLGDLVEKIDEKVSFLVEKIVSAGKIPIIIGGGHNNAFGNIKGTSKAIKKPLNILNIDAHTDLRKLEHRHSGNGFSFAQRDGFLGKYAIFGLHKNYTPQYIFDEIKSVSNIKFHLFEDLILQTHQGKMAAFNSQLEFINKQPFGLELDCDAIINFPSSAQSPSGFALNMVRNFLQLTSEEKNCKYLHICEAAPSSASPVQVGKALSFFITDFIKEPYK is encoded by the coding sequence ATGGACGGTTTAAAATTATCCAACTATAAAACCATAGAAAAACTGGTCTCGAAAAGAGAGGGTGAAACGCGCCTGGGAGAAAAAATCAGTTTTATTGAAAACCTTGAAGATATATCAAAGAGTAAGGCCAAATTTGTGCTTTTTGGAATTCCGGAAGATATTGGGATTAGAGCTAACCACGGGAAACCTGGTGCTTCAAAAGCCTGGGAAGCCTGTTTGAATTCATTTTTAAATATTCAGGAAAACGAATTTACCAATGCTGAAAATATTATTCTGCTCGGTGAAATTGACTGCAAAACCGAAATGCAAAAAGCAGCCAATATAGATGATGAGGATCCTAATTATTATGCGAAACTTGGTGACCTGGTAGAAAAGATCGATGAGAAAGTAAGCTTTCTTGTAGAGAAAATAGTTTCCGCAGGAAAAATTCCAATTATAATTGGCGGGGGTCACAACAATGCTTTTGGTAATATAAAAGGCACTTCTAAAGCGATAAAAAAACCACTGAATATTTTAAATATAGACGCGCACACCGATCTTAGGAAGTTAGAACACCGGCATAGTGGCAATGGTTTCAGTTTTGCCCAGCGTGACGGGTTCCTCGGGAAATATGCAATTTTCGGTTTACATAAAAATTACACCCCACAATATATTTTCGATGAAATAAAGTCCGTCTCCAATATTAAATTTCATCTTTTTGAAGACCTTATTTTACAAACTCACCAGGGGAAAATGGCCGCTTTTAATTCCCAGCTTGAATTTATAAATAAACAGCCTTTTGGTTTAGAATTAGATTGTGATGCGATCATAAATTTTCCCAGCAGTGCACAATCTCCTTCAGGGTTTGCTTTAAATATGGTTCGCAACTTTCTTCAGCTTACTTCTGAAGAAAAGAATTGTAAATATTTACATATTTGCGAAGCTGCTCCAAGCTCTGCAAGTCCGGTGCAGGTTGGCAAAGCATTATCGTTTTTTATCACAGATTTCATCAAAGAACCTTATAAATAA
- the treA gene encoding alpha,alpha-trehalase TreA: MKKLSLNFLFLCSFILLNACSSAVKTEEKSVSIFPPEELYGDLFYEVQENENLFADSKTFVDAVPRTAPKVIREKYAEEQPETNAELKNFINQNFRIPEEASTYKTDSSSINLHIKKLWDVLKRPADEQVSGTLIPLPNPYIVPGGRFREIYYWDSYFTMLGLQEDGEIKTIRNMVDNFAWLIETYGFIPNGNRTYYLSRSQPPFFAKMIELLADIEGEQVYSEYLPALQTEYDFWMKGNENEELEAYKRVVKLPGGEILNRYWDDKNTPRPESYREDVETAEKAVIKNPDRSREEAYRDLRAAAESGWDFSSRWLSINGNGDFNLYSIHTTQIIPVDLNSLLFNLEETLAHAYELDDAVEKAETFRRKAENRKAAIQKYLWEEETGFYFDYNFKNENTTGIYSLAGIYPLFLEIAEEDQANKVANSLERVFLRPGGLVSTPHNTGQQWDAPNGWAPLQYMSIEGLRNYGKAELASEIKRRWLDLNQNVYENTYKLLEKYNVEDLSKESGGGEYPTQDGFGWTNGVYQKLSKEE, encoded by the coding sequence ATGAAAAAGCTTTCGTTGAATTTCCTGTTTCTGTGTTCTTTTATACTATTGAATGCCTGCTCTTCAGCAGTAAAGACCGAGGAGAAATCGGTTAGTATTTTTCCTCCTGAAGAACTTTATGGCGACTTGTTTTATGAAGTGCAGGAAAATGAAAATTTGTTTGCCGATAGTAAGACTTTCGTAGATGCGGTGCCACGTACCGCTCCCAAAGTGATCAGGGAAAAATATGCGGAAGAACAACCGGAAACCAATGCTGAATTAAAAAATTTTATAAACCAGAATTTTAGAATTCCGGAAGAAGCCAGCACTTATAAAACCGATTCTTCTTCGATTAACCTGCATATAAAAAAATTATGGGATGTGCTTAAACGCCCTGCCGATGAACAGGTTTCAGGTACTTTGATCCCTTTGCCAAATCCGTATATTGTTCCCGGCGGGAGGTTTCGTGAGATCTATTATTGGGATAGTTATTTTACGATGCTGGGGCTTCAGGAAGATGGGGAAATTAAAACCATTAGAAATATGGTAGATAATTTTGCCTGGCTCATCGAAACCTATGGTTTCATTCCTAACGGAAATCGCACCTATTATTTAAGTCGTTCTCAACCACCATTTTTCGCAAAAATGATAGAACTACTAGCCGATATTGAGGGAGAACAAGTTTATTCAGAATATCTTCCCGCTTTGCAAACAGAATATGATTTCTGGATGAAAGGCAACGAAAATGAAGAATTAGAGGCTTACAAAAGAGTTGTGAAACTTCCGGGTGGCGAAATCCTTAATCGCTATTGGGATGATAAAAACACCCCAAGACCTGAGAGTTATCGCGAGGATGTGGAAACCGCTGAAAAAGCGGTGATTAAAAATCCAGATCGAAGCAGGGAAGAAGCATATCGAGACTTAAGAGCCGCCGCCGAATCTGGATGGGATTTTTCAAGCAGGTGGCTAAGTATTAACGGTAATGGCGATTTTAATCTTTACAGCATTCATACTACGCAAATAATTCCGGTAGATCTTAACAGCTTGCTCTTTAACCTGGAGGAAACACTTGCTCATGCGTATGAATTAGATGATGCTGTAGAAAAGGCTGAAACCTTCCGAAGAAAAGCAGAAAATAGAAAAGCTGCTATTCAGAAATATCTGTGGGAAGAAGAGACAGGTTTTTATTTCGATTATAATTTTAAAAATGAAAATACCACAGGAATCTATTCCCTGGCCGGAATCTACCCGCTTTTTCTTGAAATTGCAGAAGAAGATCAGGCAAATAAAGTCGCCAATTCTCTTGAAAGGGTTTTCCTTAGGCCCGGTGGCCTGGTAAGCACCCCGCATAATACAGGGCAGCAGTGGGATGCGCCTAATGGCTGGGCGCCGTTGCAATATATGAGTATAGAAGGGCTTCGTAATTATGGTAAAGCTGAGCTAGCTTCAGAGATCAAGCGGCGGTGGTTAGATCTTAACCAAAACGTGTATGAAAATACTTATAAGTTGCTAGAAAAATATAATGTGGAAGACTTGAGTAAAGAAAGCGGAGGCGGAGAATACCCTACCCAGGATGGTTTTGGATGGACCAATGGAGTTTATCAAAAACTGTCAAAAGAAGAATGA
- a CDS encoding GNAT family N-acetyltransferase: MEIISYQSQYAEDFKNLNLAWLEKYFWVEPHDEEVLGKPKKYIIETGGNIFFVKDDEKIIGCVALMKMEEGVFELTKMAVSPEYQGKKIGQKLMEHTLNFAKKQGWDHLIIFSNRKLENAIYIYKKHGFREIPIGENNPYSRGDIKMRLNLS, translated from the coding sequence ATGGAAATAATCTCTTACCAATCACAATATGCCGAAGATTTTAAGAACCTTAACCTGGCCTGGTTAGAAAAGTATTTTTGGGTAGAACCCCACGATGAAGAAGTGCTGGGGAAACCTAAAAAATATATTATTGAAACCGGGGGAAATATTTTTTTCGTAAAAGATGACGAAAAGATCATTGGTTGTGTAGCTCTAATGAAAATGGAAGAAGGTGTTTTTGAACTTACTAAAATGGCAGTTAGCCCCGAATACCAGGGAAAGAAAATAGGCCAGAAATTAATGGAACACACTCTAAATTTCGCTAAAAAGCAAGGTTGGGATCATCTTATTATTTTTTCTAATCGAAAGCTTGAAAATGCGATCTATATCTATAAAAAACATGGGTTCAGGGAAATTCCTATTGGAGAAAATAATCCTTACTCACGAGGCGATATCAAAATGCGATTGAATCTTTCTTAA
- a CDS encoding MBL fold metallo-hydrolase, producing the protein MKYLLTLLAVGILFTGCKNENKENEDTEAKKENTSEVAQNETAADTASIDIQPISHATAVINWGDATFYLDPVGGAEAFEGMEKPDFILITDIHGDHMSAETLQAMDLEGVHVIVPQAVKEQLPEELNSVLRTLDNGATTKVMDFYIEAIPMYNLPEDPNAFHTKGRGNGYVVERNGQRLYIAGDTEDIPEMRNMEDIDIALVPMNLPYTMTVEDAADGVLAFAPKKVIPFHFRGKDGFADVEKFKTLVNEGNQDIEVEMLEWYPDRAE; encoded by the coding sequence ATGAAATATTTATTGACTTTACTTGCAGTGGGAATTCTATTTACTGGCTGTAAAAATGAAAACAAAGAAAACGAAGATACAGAAGCAAAAAAAGAAAACACTTCTGAAGTAGCACAAAACGAAACAGCGGCTGACACTGCTTCTATAGACATTCAGCCCATTTCTCACGCTACCGCAGTAATAAATTGGGGAGACGCAACTTTTTACCTGGATCCCGTTGGAGGTGCTGAAGCATTTGAGGGAATGGAAAAACCAGATTTCATTCTTATAACCGATATTCACGGGGATCATATGAGTGCCGAGACTTTACAGGCTATGGATCTTGAAGGCGTTCATGTAATCGTACCACAGGCCGTAAAAGAACAATTGCCTGAAGAATTAAACAGCGTTCTTAGAACTTTAGACAACGGCGCGACTACAAAGGTAATGGACTTTTATATTGAAGCCATTCCTATGTATAATCTTCCGGAAGATCCCAATGCTTTTCATACTAAAGGCCGTGGTAATGGCTATGTAGTTGAAAGAAACGGACAAAGACTTTATATTGCCGGCGATACCGAAGATATTCCTGAAATGCGAAATATGGAGGATATAGATATCGCTTTGGTGCCTATGAATTTACCATACACCATGACCGTAGAAGATGCGGCAGATGGAGTTTTAGCTTTTGCCCCTAAAAAGGTAATTCCTTTCCATTTTAGAGGTAAAGATGGTTTTGCCGATGTGGAAAAATTTAAGACGCTGGTTAACGAAGGAAACCAGGATATTGAAGTGGAAATGCTAGAATGGTATCCCGATAGAGCAGAATAA
- the sucC gene encoding ADP-forming succinate--CoA ligase subunit beta gives MNIHEYQGKEILSSFGVRIQRGLVAHNAKEAVDAAKELTEQTGTGWHVIKAQVHAGGRGKGGGVKLAKNLKEVEEVAGNIIGMDLVTPQTSAEGKKVHQVLVAEDVYYPGDNEPEEYYMSVLLNRATGRNMIMYSTEGGVDIETVAEETPHLIFTEEIDPATGLMPFQARRIAFNLKLSGTAFKEMTKFVMSLYTAFDKSDSSLFEINPVLKTSDDKILAVDAKVTLDDNALFRHKDYAEMRDIREENQTEVEAKEVGLNYVDLDGNVGCMVNGAGLAMATMDLIKQAGGEPANFLDVGGTADAKRVEEAFRLILKDDKVEAILVNIFGGIVRCDRVAQGIVDAYKNMGDAVNVPIIVRLQGTNADIAKKLIDDSGFKIHSAVQFQEAADKVQEVLK, from the coding sequence ATGAACATACACGAATATCAAGGAAAAGAAATTTTAAGCAGTTTTGGCGTACGCATTCAGCGTGGTTTAGTTGCACATAATGCAAAAGAGGCCGTAGATGCCGCTAAAGAACTAACCGAACAAACCGGTACCGGATGGCACGTTATAAAGGCCCAGGTACACGCGGGAGGCCGTGGAAAAGGTGGTGGTGTAAAACTTGCCAAGAACTTAAAGGAGGTAGAAGAAGTTGCAGGAAACATTATTGGAATGGACCTGGTAACACCACAAACTTCTGCCGAAGGTAAAAAAGTACACCAGGTGTTGGTTGCCGAGGATGTTTATTATCCTGGAGATAACGAACCAGAAGAATACTACATGTCTGTATTGCTTAACCGAGCAACCGGGCGTAATATGATTATGTATTCTACTGAAGGTGGTGTAGATATTGAAACTGTTGCTGAGGAAACTCCGCATTTAATTTTCACCGAAGAAATAGATCCTGCAACAGGACTTATGCCGTTTCAGGCTAGAAGAATAGCTTTTAACCTTAAGCTTAGCGGTACTGCTTTTAAAGAGATGACCAAGTTTGTAATGTCACTTTACACAGCTTTTGATAAATCTGATTCTTCTCTTTTTGAGATTAACCCGGTTTTAAAAACAAGTGATGATAAAATTCTTGCAGTAGATGCCAAAGTAACACTTGATGATAATGCGCTTTTCCGTCACAAAGACTATGCTGAAATGCGTGATATTCGTGAAGAAAATCAAACTGAAGTTGAAGCTAAGGAAGTTGGACTTAACTATGTAGACCTTGACGGGAACGTTGGTTGTATGGTAAACGGTGCCGGACTTGCAATGGCAACAATGGACCTTATTAAGCAAGCTGGTGGAGAACCTGCAAACTTCCTTGACGTTGGTGGTACAGCCGATGCCAAGCGAGTTGAAGAAGCTTTCCGTTTGATCTTAAAAGATGATAAAGTAGAAGCTATCCTGGTAAATATCTTTGGAGGTATTGTTCGTTGTGACCGTGTGGCACAGGGAATTGTAGATGCTTATAAGAATATGGGTGACGCTGTGAATGTGCCAATTATTGTGCGTTTACAGGGAACTAATGCAGATATTGCCAAGAAATTAATTGACGATAGCGGATTTAAGATCCACTCTGCTGTTCAATTCCAGGAAGCTGCAGATAAAGTACAGGAAGTACTTAAATAA
- a CDS encoding MFS transporter, with the protein MNKALIALAIGGFGIGMTEFVIMGILPDVASALDISIPQAGHFISAYALGVVIGAPILTAFGGKWPAHKTLLLLMVWFTVFNSFSAFANSYELLLVSRFLSGLPHGAFFGIGAVVAGQLAKPGKSAQAIATMFTGLTLANVIGVPLGTYLGHNFSWNVSFMLVGVVGLMAIASVKFWMPELPKSSSEGIRKDLNVLKRGELWMVILLTTIGTGGFFAWYSYIAPLITKVAGHPEWIVSYVMILAGLGMVIGNLIGAKLAEKFSPIYAVIMSMILMVIALITNAYVAENQIAILVMTFLIATIAFCLSTPIQMVMINSAKGSESLGSSMNQSAFNMGNASGAYFAGLPIAFGYSFTSASLVGAIMAGLGVFIATAIILLRKRRESAIAAAS; encoded by the coding sequence ATGAATAAAGCACTTATTGCCCTTGCTATTGGAGGCTTCGGAATTGGAATGACCGAATTCGTGATCATGGGAATTCTGCCAGATGTAGCTTCGGCTTTAGACATCAGTATTCCGCAGGCCGGGCATTTTATTTCTGCCTATGCTTTAGGGGTGGTGATTGGTGCTCCAATATTAACTGCTTTTGGCGGTAAGTGGCCTGCGCATAAAACCCTACTCCTACTTATGGTTTGGTTTACAGTGTTTAATTCGTTTTCGGCTTTTGCTAATTCTTATGAACTTTTATTGGTTTCCCGTTTCTTATCGGGTTTACCGCACGGAGCTTTCTTCGGAATTGGCGCCGTAGTTGCCGGGCAACTCGCAAAACCCGGGAAATCGGCCCAGGCGATCGCTACAATGTTCACCGGATTAACCTTAGCCAACGTAATTGGCGTACCGCTGGGCACTTATTTAGGGCATAACTTTAGTTGGAATGTTTCGTTTATGCTCGTGGGTGTAGTAGGTTTAATGGCTATTGCCAGTGTAAAATTCTGGATGCCAGAATTACCAAAATCTTCTTCTGAAGGAATTAGAAAAGACCTGAACGTTTTGAAACGCGGCGAACTCTGGATGGTGATCTTGCTTACTACTATTGGCACAGGAGGCTTTTTTGCCTGGTATAGTTATATCGCTCCCTTAATTACCAAAGTAGCCGGGCATCCCGAATGGATTGTAAGCTACGTAATGATCTTAGCGGGACTGGGAATGGTTATCGGAAATTTGATAGGCGCAAAACTGGCCGAGAAATTTTCACCGATCTATGCTGTGATTATGAGTATGATCTTAATGGTTATCGCTCTTATCACCAATGCCTATGTTGCCGAAAATCAAATCGCAATTTTGGTCATGACTTTCCTTATTGCCACGATCGCTTTTTGTCTTTCCACTCCAATTCAAATGGTCATGATCAACTCTGCTAAGGGCTCAGAAAGTTTAGGATCTTCTATGAATCAAAGCGCTTTTAATATGGGGAATGCCTCCGGTGCTTATTTTGCCGGCCTACCTATTGCCTTTGGGTATAGCTTTACTTCGGCCTCGCTGGTAGGAGCAATTATGGCCGGACTCGGTGTTTTTATCGCCACGGCAATTATTCTTTTAAGAAAACGAAGAGAAAGCGCCATAGCCGCTGCAAGCTAA